The proteins below are encoded in one region of Methanoculleus taiwanensis:
- a CDS encoding DegT/DnrJ/EryC1/StrS family aminotransferase produces the protein MTYIPVAKPYLGEEEIAAVAEVMRSGMIASGPKVTEFERRFAEYSDVRHAVATSNGTTALHAGFLAAGIGAGDSVVVPSFSFIATATSVSMTGAAPVFADVDERTFTLDPDAVLEALRPDTKAVVGVHLYGQPFDVRPLREICDDHGLLLIEDAAQAHGADYRGKRVGGFADFGCFSFYPTKNMTTGEGGMVTTDDPALAERVRLYINHGQSRKYLHTAIGYNFRLTDMGAAVGLVQLSRLEGFNERRIHNAAALDRCVRESGLLPPHRMDGVRHVYHQYVVTVPASFPLSRDDLMQRLHEEGIGSAVHYPIPIHAQPVYREVAEGCHCPVSERLAASVLSLPVHPLVTDDDLARIAASLKSISDNP, from the coding sequence ATGACGTACATCCCCGTCGCAAAACCCTATCTCGGGGAGGAGGAGATCGCCGCGGTCGCGGAGGTGATGCGATCCGGAATGATCGCCTCCGGCCCGAAAGTCACGGAGTTCGAGCGCCGATTCGCCGAATACTCCGATGTCCGGCACGCGGTCGCGACCAGCAACGGCACGACCGCTCTCCACGCCGGGTTCCTCGCGGCCGGTATCGGGGCGGGCGACTCGGTCGTCGTCCCGTCGTTCTCGTTCATCGCGACCGCGACGAGCGTCTCGATGACCGGAGCGGCTCCGGTCTTTGCCGACGTCGACGAGCGGACGTTCACGCTCGACCCCGATGCCGTCCTTGAGGCGCTCCGCCCCGATACGAAGGCGGTTGTCGGTGTCCACCTCTACGGCCAGCCCTTCGACGTCCGACCGCTCCGCGAGATATGCGACGACCACGGCCTCCTCCTGATTGAGGACGCGGCGCAGGCGCACGGCGCCGATTACCGCGGCAAAAGGGTCGGCGGCTTCGCCGACTTCGGGTGTTTCTCGTTCTACCCGACAAAGAACATGACCACCGGTGAAGGCGGCATGGTCACGACGGACGACCCCGCGCTCGCCGAGCGGGTCCGGCTCTACATCAACCACGGCCAGAGCAGAAAGTACCTGCACACCGCCATCGGCTACAACTTCCGCTTGACCGACATGGGCGCCGCCGTCGGCCTCGTCCAGCTTTCGCGGCTCGAAGGCTTCAACGAGCGGCGGATCCATAATGCCGCCGCCCTCGACCGGTGCGTCCGCGAAAGCGGCCTTCTCCCGCCGCACCGCATGGACGGCGTGCGGCACGTCTACCACCAGTACGTGGTCACGGTGCCGGCGTCGTTCCCGCTCTCGCGGGACGACCTGATGCAGCGCCTGCACGAGGAGGGGATCGGGAGCGCCGTCCACTACCCGATCCCGATCCACGCTCAGCCCGTCTACCGGGAGGTGGCGGAAGGCTGCCATTGTCCCGTCTCCGAACGGCTCGCGGCCTCCGTGCTGAGTCTCCCCGTCCACCCGCTGGTGACGGACGACGACCTCGCCCGCATTGCTGCAAGCCTGAAGTCTATCAGTGACAACCCATGA